The following proteins come from a genomic window of Malus domestica chromosome 02, GDT2T_hap1:
- the LOC103447799 gene encoding probable sucrose-phosphate synthase 1 → MAGNDWINSYLEAILDVGPGLVDDAKSSLLLRERGHFSPTRYFVEEVITGFDETDLHRSWVRASATRSPQERNTRLENLCWRIWNLARQKKQLEGEEAQRIAKRRLERERGRREATADMSEDLSEGEKGDTVSDISSHGDSHRGRLPRINSVDAMETWISQQKGKKLYIVLISLHGLIRGEQMELGRDSDTGGQVKYVVELARALGTTPGVYRVDLLTRQVSSPDVDWSYGEPTEMLTPINAEGFEEEIGESSGSYIIRIPFGPKDKYIPKEELWPHIPEFVDGALNHIMQMSKVLGEQIGGGKPVWPVAIHGHYADAGDSAALLSGALNVPMLFTGHSLGRDKLEQLLKQSRLSRDEINKTYKIMRRIEAEELALDASEIVITSTRQEIEEQWRLYDGFDPILERKLRARMRRNVSCYGRIMPRMVVIPPGMEFHHIVPHDGDMDAETEANEDHPTSPDPPIWPEIMRFFTNPRKPMILALARPDPKKNITTLVKAFGECRPLRELANLTLIMGNRDGIDEMSSTSASLLLSVLKLIDKYDLYGQVAYPKHHKQSDVPDIYRLAAKTKGVFINPAFIEPFGLTLIEAAAHGLPIVATKNGGPVDIHQVLDNGLLIDPHDQQSIADALLKLVADKQLWARCRQNGLKNIHLFSWPEHCKTYLSRIASCKQRQPQWHRSEDGGDTSESESPSDSLRDIQDLSLNLKFSMDVEKSGTSVNDSLDSEGNTADRRSKIESAVLAWSRGISRDTRKAGISEKADHNNAGKFPVLRRRKHLIVISVDCETVTELNEITKNIFEAMGKEKDEGSVGFILSTSLTIIEIRSFLVFGGLNPKDFDAYICNSGSDLYYPSINSEDRPFAVDFYYHSHIEYRWGGEGLRKTLLRWATSVNDKKTGSEAIVSAADQLSTDYCYAFKVQAPGKLPPVKELRKVLRIQALRCHVIYCQNGTRVNVIPVLASRSQALRYLYLRWGVDLSKVVVLAGECGDTDYEGLLGGLHQSVVLKGVGSNAISQLHNNRNYPLSDVLALDTPNIVQTSEGCGSDDIRASLEKLGVLKN, encoded by the exons ATGGCGGGGAACGATTGGATAAACAGTTACCTGGAGGCGATTCTGGACGTGGGACCGGGACTCGTCGACGATGCCAAGTCGTCGTTGTTGCTAAGGGAGAGAGGACACTTCAGTCCCACCCGATACTTCGTCGAGGAGGTTATCACCGGCTTCGATGAGACAGATCTCCATCGCTCCTGGGTTCGC GCTTCGGCGACGAGGAGTCCCCAGGAGAGGAACACCAGATTGGAGAATTTGTGCTGGCGGATTTGGAACTTGGCTCGCCAGAAGAAGCAG CTTGAGGGAGAAGAAGCTCAACGGATAGCCAAACGCCGTCTTGAACGCGAAAGAGGTCGCAGAGAAGCTACTGCTGATATGTCTGAAGACTTGTCTGAGGGAGAGAAGGGAGATACAGTGAGTGACATATCATCTCACGGTGATAGTCACAGAGGAAGACTGCCTAGAATTAACTCCGTTGACGCGATGGAGACATGGATTAGCCAGCAGAAGGGGAAAAAGCTATACATTGTACTAATAAG CCTTCATGGTCTCATACGAGGTGAACAAATGGAGCTCGGTCGTGACTCTGATACTGGTGGTCAG gttAAGTATGTAGTAGAACTTGCACGGGCATTGGGCACCACGCCAGGAGTGTACCGAGTTGATCTGCTAACAAGACAAGTGTCATCGCCGGATGTAGACTGGAGTTATGGTGAGCCAACAGAGATGCTGACTCCAATAAATGCAGAAGGTTTTGAAGAAGAGATAGGGGAGAGCAGTGGTTCTTATATCATTCGTATACCATTTGGTCCCAAAGATAAATACATTCCCAAAGAAGAACTCTGGCCACACATCCCTGAATTTGTTGATGGTGCATTGAACCACATAATGCAAATGTCCAAAGTTTTGGGTGAACAAATTGGTGGCGGAAAGCCAGTCTGGCCTGTTGCCATCCATGGGCATTATGCAGATGCTGGTGACTCTGCTGCCCTTCTATCTGGGGCTTTAAATGTACCGATGCTTTTTACTGGCCACTCACTTGGCCGAGATAAGTTGGAGCAACTTTTAAAGCAAAGCCGACTTTCAAGGGATGAGATaaacaaaacatataaaataatGCGTCGGATAGAGGCAGAGGAGTTAGCCCTTGATGCCTCCGAAATAGTTATTACCAGCACTAGACAGGAGATAGAAGAGCAATGGCGGTTGTATGATGGTTTTGATCCAATACTGGAGCGTAAACTACGAGCTAGGATGAGGCGTAATGTGAGCTGTTATGGAAGGATCATGCCCCGCATGGTG GTAATTCCTCCTGGAATGGAGTTCCATCATATTGTTCCGCATGATGGTGATATGGATGCTGAAACAGAGGCAAATGAAGACCATCCAACTTCTCCAGACCCACCTATTTGGCCTGAG ATAATGCGTTTCTTTACCAATCCTCGCAAGCCGATGATTCTTGCCCTTGCTAGACCAGATCCGAAAAAGAACATTACAACTTTGGTCAAGGCATTTGGAGAATGTCGTCCACTAAGAGAGCTTGCCAACCTT ACACTCATTATGGGTAACCGTGATGGAATTGATGAAATGTCAAGCACAAGtgcttctcttcttctctcagTGCTCAAGCTGATTGACAAATATGATTTGTATGGGCAAGTCGCATACCCCAAACACCACAAACAATCTGATGTTCCCGATATATATCGTCTAGCAGCAAAGACAAAG GGTGTTTTCATTAATCCAGCTTTCATTGAGCCCTTTGGACTCACTTTAATTGAG GCAGCTGCTCATGGTTTACCTATTGTTGCCACAAAAAATGGAGGCCCTGTTGATATACATCAG GTGCTTGACAATGGTCTTCTTATTGATCCTCATGATCAGCAGTCTATTGCTGATGCTCTCCTGAAGCTTGTTGCGGATAAGCAGCTTTGGGCAAGATGTCGGCAGAATGGGTTGAAGAACATTCACCTATTTTCGTGGCCTGAGCACTGCAAAACTTATCTATCCCGAATAGCCAGTTGCAAACAGAGGCAACCACAGTGGCATAGAAGTGAGGATGGAGGAGACACTTCAGAATCAGAATCCCCTAGTGATTCCTTGAGAGATATACAGGATTTATCTTTGAACTTGAAGTTTTCAATGGATGTAGAAAAGAGCGGAACTAGTGTAAATGATAGTTTAGATTCGGAAGGAAATACTGCTGACAGAAGAAGTAAAATAGAGAGTGCTGTTTTGGCATGGTCAAGGGGTATTTCAAGGGACACGCGGAAGGCTGGGATCTCTGAGAAAGCAGACCATAACAATGCTGGAAAGTTCCCAGTTTTGAGGAGGAGGAAACATCTTATCGTCATTTCTGTGGATTGTGAAACCGTTACAGAACTTaatgaaattacaaaaaatatttttgaggcTATGGGAAAGGAAAAGGATGAAGGCTCTGTAGGATTCATATTGTCAACATCCTTGACCATAATCGAGATACGTTCATTTCTGGTTTTCGGGGGCTTGAACCCTAAAGATTTTGATGCATATATTTGTAACAGTGGCAGTGACCTCTACTATCCATCTATTAATTCTGAGGATCGCCCCTTTGCGGTCGACTTTTATTACCATTCACACATTGAATACCGTTGGGGTGGAGAAGGATTGAGGAAGACATTGTTACGCTGGGCAACTTCAGTTAATGATAAGAAGACTGGGAGTGAGGCAATTGTTTCTGCAGCTGATCAACTTTCAACTGACTATTGTTATGCTTTTAAAGTGCAGGCACCAGGAAAG TTACCCCCGGTAAAGGAGCTTCGGAAGGTGCTGAGGATTCAGGCTTTACGATGCCATGTAATTTACTGCCAAAACGGGACCAGAGTGAACGTAATTCCAGTATTGGCCTCTCGTTCTCAAGCCCTCAG GTATTTATATCTCCGATGGGGGGTAGACTTATCGAAAGTGGTGGTTCTCGCTGGAGAGTGCGGGGACACGGACTACGAAGGATTGCTCGGTGGACTGCACCAAAGTGTAGTACTCAAGGGAGTTGGCAGCAATGCAATCAGTCAACTCCACAATAACCGCAACTACCCTCTATCCGATGTCCTGGCACTCGACACCCCCAACATAGTTCAGACCAGTGAAGGTTGCGGGAGCGACGATATCCGTGCTTCCTTGGAGAAACTAGGAGTTCTCAAGAACTAG